In a genomic window of Puniceicoccus vermicola:
- a CDS encoding LacI family DNA-binding transcriptional regulator has translation MKPSEDRFEASAPSMADVARAAGVSRATVSRVLNGSAAVKDRTIERVESAMEALGYKRNPMVQALMNQVRRRRVQSICNLLWLEEVGEEHTANRLYLIREAARRRAESLGYGFDVLHQRVGELSEERLSGILLARGIRGVVIAPAVRPVESYSFPWGDVATATIGRSLTNPRISYVMMHFQHAMDLMLEELNARGYRRIGFMLSREGNARTERVPLMAYLHHRFFSDPGDWVELLWDDGLSGDSFQEWYDMNRPDVVVGLYTNGLDSLRSCGFRLPDDVGFASLSSRDETPEVSGVRAPVEALGAGAVDLVVAQIQRNECGIPTMPKTILVEGDWREGSTLRRKKSSSES, from the coding sequence ATGAAACCTTCCGAGGACAGATTTGAGGCTTCGGCTCCGAGCATGGCCGATGTTGCGCGGGCTGCGGGAGTTTCCCGAGCGACAGTCTCCCGCGTGTTGAATGGTTCGGCCGCAGTGAAAGATCGCACGATAGAACGAGTGGAAAGTGCGATGGAAGCACTTGGTTACAAGCGCAACCCGATGGTGCAGGCGCTGATGAACCAAGTACGCAGAAGACGGGTCCAGAGTATTTGTAATCTTCTTTGGCTGGAAGAGGTGGGGGAGGAGCACACTGCCAATCGGTTGTATCTCATCCGTGAAGCCGCCCGAAGGCGGGCCGAATCGTTGGGATATGGCTTTGACGTGCTTCATCAGCGGGTGGGGGAGTTGAGTGAGGAGCGATTGTCGGGGATCTTGCTGGCGCGCGGGATTCGCGGTGTTGTCATCGCGCCGGCGGTTCGACCGGTCGAAAGCTACAGTTTTCCCTGGGGTGATGTGGCGACTGCGACGATCGGACGTTCGCTGACGAACCCGAGAATTAGCTATGTCATGATGCACTTCCAGCATGCCATGGACCTGATGTTGGAAGAGTTGAATGCCCGAGGATACCGGAGGATTGGATTCATGCTTTCAAGGGAAGGAAACGCACGGACGGAGAGGGTGCCCTTGATGGCCTACTTGCATCACAGGTTTTTTAGCGATCCAGGGGACTGGGTTGAGCTTCTGTGGGATGACGGGTTATCGGGGGACTCTTTTCAGGAGTGGTACGATATGAACCGCCCGGACGTTGTCGTGGGACTCTATACGAATGGATTGGATTCACTGAGGAGTTGCGGTTTTCGGCTTCCGGATGATGTGGGGTTTGCGAGTTTAAGCAGTCGGGACGAAACCCCTGAAGTCAGTGGAGTTCGGGCGCCCGTCGAGGCACTGGGAGCGGGTGCGGTGGATTTGGTGGTCGCGCAGATTCAGCGCAACGAGTGCGGCATCCCGACGATGCCGAAAACCATTCTCGTGGAGGGGGATTGGAGGGAGGGCAGCACTCTCCGGAGAAAGAAATCCTCTTCGGAGAGCTAG